The genome window TTCCGCCTCCTCGGCTGCGGCGCCGCCTCTCCGGATACCGCCGCCGCTCTGCTCCAGTTCGTCCGCTGCGTGTGTCCGCGGGTGGTGGTGTTCGTCGACACGGAGGGGGGATCGGGCGGCCATCCCCCGCCGTCGCTGCGGCGTACGGTGGCTGCAGGGGTGGAGCACTACGCGACCGTGCTGGAGTCGGTCGAGGCGGCAGCGGCGGAGACGGGGGCGAGGGAGGACGCGGTGCGGTGGGTGGAGCGGGCGGTGATGCGGCCGCGCGTGGCGGCCGCGGTGGGTGAGTGGGCGGCTGGGCTGGGCCCGTGGCGGGAGCTATTCGCGGGCGCCGGTTGGTCGCCCCTCCCCTTCAGCGAGTTCGCGGAGTCGCAGGCCGAGTGGCTCGTCCGGCGCACTCCCGTTGGCGGCTACCACGTGGCGAGGCGGGAAGGCGGCGCCCTCGTGCTAAGCTGGAGGGGGAGGGAGATGGCGTCGACGTCTGCGTGGCGGTGCTGACTCCTTCCCGTCTCTTCTTTCATCGATGTCGATACTATCGATTAGGCTGTGTGGGGTGTTTGGCTTTTGTTGTCACCGTATGTTTACTTCCATTTCATTTCTTTTTCCTTTGGCCTTAATTTAACAGCTGATTTGGCTCAGCAAAATAGACCGTAGGGAGACCAAATAGGCGTTCCCTGTACTTTCTACTATGATCTCTCTCCTCCTTTCTTCGCCAAAAGATTTAGCTTTCATGTTGTGGTAACGCTGCAGCAGCATCCAACGCAAGTGATCGATGTCTTCTTTATCGTTCCTATGCGCCTCACAAAACGGACGGTTTGGAAGACGATTCGGCCGCCTCTCTGCTTCCGCTCGCCTCCTCCGTCTGTTCTCCCGATGCTGTTGAATTCTTCCCGTTCTCGGCTTCTCCCGTGGATTGCAATCATCGCGATGGGTTTACCGACGAAAAGTCGACATCTTTAACGAAAATTCGATGGAAAGACGATATCTTTACCCGAAATGGCGGATGTTTATTATCCCCAGCGGATGAAATTGTTAATGATTTTTCCCAAATTTGACGTCAAGATTGACAAGGAGAGTCGATTTCGTGGGCTGTCCGAAGCAGAACAATCGTTTCAAGTAGACCGAGTTCTAGATTTGATCTCTTTCCCTCCCCAACCCCAAATTCTTCGAGATCTCTCCCGTCTTCCCCACGATTGGTGTCGCCGACGCCGCTCAAAACGGCACCTTTCAGTGTCGGCTGTCTATTCTTCTCTGTTTCTTCCTCCTTTTTTTGCGGCCTTTTCTTGAGATTTCTTCTTTTGCGAATTAATCGCTTTTCGTAAAATGACTGCACATAATAATCCTCGAACGAACAACTGTAGAATGAATGCAAAAAGAAATCATCGAAATGATAATGATACAAACAGATCCAACTCGAGCTATTTCTGAAACATAAAAGGATGCCTCTGTTGTTTCTTGATTCTTCATGAAGCTGTTCATGCTTTTACAGAAGCATGAAGCTGTTCATGCTTTAACTAGAGAGATTACTTGCAGGAACAAATCATTTCACAGATCAGATGTGCCCAGCAAGAAGAATAAGAATCATTCTTAGAGATGATTTCACATGAACTTTTTCCACTTCTGCCATCAATTCCATGCATACAACTTGCAGCATTTAGATGCACCGATGAACTGTAAGTAGCCGCTTTCTTGCAAGTTGTTGAATCTACATAGCAAGCAACAATAGATTCGATTGCGGCACCTCAAATATCCTGATGAGAATTTGCCACCGAGATAGCAGTCATAGAACAATTTAGCTTACCCCAAAGGTAATTAAAGAATCTGTATACATGCACAGACAGGTTACTGAAATCCAAACCAAAAATACAAGGGCGACAGAACCACAGAACGAAGAGAATCGGATACCGAATAACCAGGCGGCATTGGATCAAATCGAAAGCATAATGCACGAAGCAGAGCAAGGTTTCACTTAGATGCCGTGTTCCGAACCCCCAAAGTGAGCTCAAGATCATCCACTGCGACGTCGTGAATCCTCTCTCCCTCCCATGGCTTCACCCTCCCACTCTCGAAGTCAAATTCCGTGCCTCCTCGCCCCTTCTCTCCTCCTGCAGTGCCTGCTGCAGCATCTGGCATCGTGACAGCAGGGTTGACAAGGTTGAAAGTCGGGGAACCCGGGGCGGTCATCTGCATGCTGACCCACCGGCAGGACTCAACAGTGGAAGCATCAGACTCGTCGCATTCAGGTATGGTTGCAGGGTGCCCATGGCGGCGGCCTCTGGTGGGGCTAGCAGGAGCAGATGCAGCGAATAAAGGGCGGCCGAAGGCATTCTGTTCCCAGTCTGGAGCCCTGATCTTAGGTGGGTGGGAGGCGGTAGGGGATGAGAGGGGTGGGGTCACAGGGGCACTGTTCGAGATGCGAAGTGGGGGGAGGGCGGTGAGATTTCGGAGAAAGGGGAGGAGGCAAGATGGGTTTACGCTGGCATTATCGAGCCGGCTGGGGCTCGGGAAGGATGATGACAATGGGCTGGCATGGTGGGAAGGGACAGGACTAGGGAACGATGAGGAGAGCGGGCTCAGTAGGTGGGACGAGGTGCAAGGGCTGATGCCTGTAGATGGACCGCCGATGGCAGATTCCGGCGGTGGTGGGGGAGGCTTGCAACCCTGTCAGTCGTTGAATAAACGAAAGCAGCATTAATGCATCATAACCTCAAAGAAGAGAGATGCACAAAGAAAGAGATGATGATTTATATCTGATGCAGATTTATGCAAGTATGGGGAAATCTAAGTTGGGGGTGAACCACTTATTTCATCATCCCATCAAGCAGAAAGTAGAGAAGGGAAATCTAAGGAAACATGAGTAACTAAAACATGCAAATCTAACACCTTAATCATCGACAGCGGAgccaaaagattaaagcaagattctcttttttttgttcttgaaAGCGCTAACGATGATCTAATGTTCAGAAAGGGCAAAGATCTATTAAAGTTAGCAAGAGATCTATCATCAAAATCACACCTTGGTGGAATCGCCCCCAATCTCTCCAAAACAAGACATGGTATGAGCAAGGTAGTAAAGAACTCTGGcgaagggggagagagagagagagagagagaggaaaaagggGAGACCTTTCGGTAGGTGGTGCCGTCCTCCTCGACGATCCACCCGGCCTCGTGGCAAAGGGCCTTGAGGACCTCATTGTTGTCGCAGTGCTTCGGGAGCTTGTAGTTCCCCATCGCTCGCAGCCCGGAGAAGATCTGCGAGGCGATcgcccgccgccgccgctccctTCGCTTGTTGTTCTCCCTCTCCTTCCACGTCGGCTGCCGCCCTCCTCCCGCCGTCATCCTTTCCGCCGATCCCCCCCTCAAAACTCTATCTTTTATCCCTCAAGATCCCTCCTTTTGCCTCACAGAACAAAGAGATTGGGATCGATCGGACGATCTCGCGGAACGAAGGGAGAAAAAGAGGCAAATTTTGTTCTTCCTTCTCGATTTtgttctctctcactctccctctCCTCCCACACCCCCTGTCCTTGTTGTTTTTGGCCAGAGGAGTCCGAGATTGCTCACGAGGATGGTAGGGTTTTCTTATTGTATGTAGATGGCTTAGATTCCCGTTGTGCCAGAGAGCGCTCTCTCCCCGTGCTCGTCACCCATCGCTCTTCTTTTGAGGTGAGGACCGGTGAGTATGCTGCAGAAGGAGCAGAAATTGACGACTCTGTCCTCCCTGTTTCCCTCATGCCAATACGAACTCCCCAAACCGCAGTCGTTTTCATGTCATTAACAAAAGGCTTCCTTTCATTATCTTCTGGTCTTCGGTCCTTGGTTTGACCCAGCGAAGAAGCGAACAAAAGAGAACAGAGGGACGAGGTACAGACAAGTAGCAGGAGAGAGATCACATCATCTGCGTGCTTCTTCGGTGCGTTCTAAGCGTTGCTCATTGCTTCCTACTGAGCCACT of Musa acuminata AAA Group cultivar baxijiao chromosome BXJ2-3, Cavendish_Baxijiao_AAA, whole genome shotgun sequence contains these proteins:
- the LOC103979865 gene encoding protein BZR1 homolog 1, whose product is MTAGGGRQPTWKERENNKRRERRRRAIASQIFSGLRAMGNYKLPKHCDNNEVLKALCHEAGWIVEEDGTTYRKGCKPPPPPPESAIGGPSTGISPCTSSHLLSPLSSSFPSPVPSHHASPLSSSFPSPSRLDNASVNPSCLLPFLRNLTALPPLRISNSAPVTPPLSSPTASHPPKIRAPDWEQNAFGRPLFAASAPASPTRGRRHGHPATIPECDESDASTVESCRWVSMQMTAPGSPTFNLVNPAVTMPDAAAGTAGGEKGRGGTEFDFESGRVKPWEGERIHDVAVDDLELTLGVRNTASK